One part of the Propionispora hippei DSM 15287 genome encodes these proteins:
- a CDS encoding sugar ABC transporter ATP-binding protein produces the protein MSEIQYLLEMNHISKEFPGVKALDDVMLKVRPGTVHALMGENGAGKSTLMKCLFGIYYPDAGEIFLNGEKLEIKNSKDALNYGISMIHQELHPVPQRSVMENVWLGRFPMKGVGPFQFIDHKKMHDDTAQLFKDLEIDLNPHTLVKTLSVSKIQSIEIAKAVSFHSKLIVMDEPTSSLTGNEVEHLFRIIRDLRKRGVSIIYISHKMEEILQISDDVTIMRDGKYIGTWQAKEMTTDMIISKMVGRDLSQRFPEKHNIPGDVVLKVENLTSPNPRSFKNVSFELRKGEILGIGGLVGAQRTELIEAIFGLRAVSTGKFYIEGKEVRIHSPSDAKKLKIALLTEERRVTGIFPVLPVTENTAIASLDRYQTPYLLLDEKRMRQDAIENIKKIRVKTPSEKELMKNLSGGNQQKVLIGRWLLTEPEILLLDEPTRGIDVGAKFEIYTIIAELARQGKSIVMISSEMPELLGMSDRIMVMCEGRLTGIIDRENATEEEIMRHATLYMA, from the coding sequence ATGTCGGAAATACAATATTTACTTGAAATGAATCATATATCCAAAGAATTTCCAGGCGTAAAAGCGTTAGATGATGTAATGCTTAAGGTGCGACCGGGCACTGTTCATGCGCTTATGGGGGAAAATGGTGCAGGCAAGTCGACGCTGATGAAATGTCTGTTTGGCATTTATTATCCTGATGCGGGAGAAATATTTCTGAATGGTGAGAAACTGGAGATTAAGAATTCCAAAGATGCTCTCAATTATGGAATATCCATGATCCACCAAGAACTGCATCCTGTGCCGCAGCGCAGCGTTATGGAAAATGTATGGCTGGGGCGGTTTCCCATGAAGGGAGTTGGCCCTTTTCAGTTTATTGATCACAAAAAAATGCATGACGACACGGCGCAATTGTTTAAAGATCTGGAGATTGACCTGAATCCCCACACGCTGGTTAAAACCTTGTCCGTATCTAAGATACAATCCATCGAAATAGCGAAAGCCGTATCTTTTCACTCCAAACTTATTGTAATGGATGAACCGACATCTTCGTTGACCGGTAATGAGGTTGAGCATTTATTCCGTATTATTCGTGATTTACGCAAACGTGGTGTTTCGATCATTTATATTTCCCACAAGATGGAGGAAATCTTGCAAATATCCGATGATGTCACCATCATGCGGGATGGTAAATACATTGGTACCTGGCAGGCAAAAGAAATGACTACGGATATGATTATTTCGAAAATGGTGGGACGTGATTTATCTCAGCGTTTTCCGGAAAAACATAATATTCCGGGTGACGTGGTATTAAAGGTAGAAAATCTTACTTCGCCCAATCCGCGATCTTTTAAGAACGTATCGTTTGAGTTGCGCAAAGGTGAAATTCTTGGTATTGGCGGCCTGGTAGGGGCGCAGCGCACCGAGCTTATAGAAGCCATTTTTGGTTTGCGAGCGGTTAGTACAGGCAAGTTCTATATTGAAGGTAAAGAGGTACGGATTCACTCGCCGTCGGATGCCAAAAAATTAAAAATCGCCTTATTGACTGAAGAACGGCGTGTTACCGGTATTTTTCCGGTACTTCCTGTAACGGAGAACACGGCAATTGCCAGCTTAGACCGTTACCAAACGCCGTATCTTCTATTAGATGAGAAAAGAATGCGTCAAGACGCTATTGAGAATATTAAAAAAATTCGTGTAAAAACTCCTTCCGAAAAGGAGTTAATGAAGAATCTGTCCGGCGGTAATCAGCAAAAAGTGTTAATTGGACGCTGGCTGCTTACGGAACCAGAGATATTGCTGCTGGATGAACCAACCCGTGGAATTGACGTTGGAGCTAAATTTGAAATTTATACGATTATTGCGGAACTGGCCAGACAGGGAAAAAGCATTGTCATGATTTCTTCGGAAATGCCCGAACTCTTGGGAATGTCCGATCGAATCATGGTCATGTGCGAAGGGCGGCTGACCGGGATTATTGACCGGGAAAATGCAACAGAAGAAGAGATTATGCGTCATGCCACGCTGTATATGGCGTAG